The following coding sequences lie in one Hymenobacter sp. J193 genomic window:
- a CDS encoding heavy metal-binding domain-containing protein codes for MKIHHVLAAALLLAAPLSAAAQHSHKPGTAAHGHKAAGETHAHKSPHGGIVRTAGKYHVELVQQAGQVHVYLLDDNEKALPVDRATGTAMLLSTTGKTSSVKLTPTGDHLVAAVPVGTTLRTAIVSLKANGSSLNARFEKLDAAAKAGKAVSNAYACPMNCEGSASPEPGSCPKCGMALVKKS; via the coding sequence ATGAAGATTCACCACGTTCTCGCTGCCGCCCTGTTGCTGGCCGCGCCGCTATCCGCTGCGGCCCAGCATAGCCACAAGCCCGGTACTGCCGCCCACGGCCATAAGGCCGCCGGTGAAACCCACGCCCATAAATCTCCCCACGGCGGCATCGTACGCACGGCGGGCAAGTACCATGTAGAGTTGGTGCAGCAGGCCGGCCAGGTCCACGTGTACCTGCTCGATGACAACGAAAAGGCGTTGCCCGTGGACCGCGCTACCGGCACCGCTATGCTGCTCAGTACGACGGGCAAAACCAGCAGCGTGAAGCTGACTCCTACCGGTGACCACCTGGTGGCCGCCGTGCCCGTCGGCACCACCCTGCGCACGGCCATCGTGAGCCTCAAGGCCAACGGCAGCTCGCTCAACGCCCGGTTTGAGAAGCTTGACGCGGCTGCAAAAGCCGGTAAGGCCGTTTCCAATGCGTATGCCTGCCCGATGAACTGCGAAGGCAGTGCCAGCCCAGAACCCGGCAGCTGCCCCAAGTGCGGCATGGCCCTCGTGAAAAAGTCGTAG
- a CDS encoding TolC family protein, with amino-acid sequence MKFLNVKSGYCWLLTLLLLALCSGAARAQTTISLDSAEAQTLRRHPRLRQSTQEIEEQRALKRGSFAPANPDFLFSAPTGEMWAPGVVQTIDLPNVYRRQRQVAEAGITLAERNRDVSRASVLRDTRLAYLSLQFAEAQVRQLTYQDSLFRVLRLATERLFTAGEVTSLQRISTDAEARQVTVLLQQATADQQAAQRRLGLLLGRPAEALATSTDLSRTGAELAQTGTTLLSGLPVEDSAALVRSPTLAAATQNVALSQSGISLVRARRTPALTVGYQNQAFENSALRYRFQFGVSVPVWFWTYRSQLQAATARSQAASYQLQAQRLELSTQYEQALADTRKFSTSLAYYEQTGLPQSRAIISQSQRLFRAGEVSYLQLILSLNQAFAIQNTYLTTIRDYRQALVELNYLRGE; translated from the coding sequence ATGAAGTTCTTGAACGTAAAAAGCGGGTATTGTTGGCTGCTGACGCTGTTGCTGCTGGCGCTTTGCTCCGGCGCGGCGCGGGCGCAAACCACCATCAGCCTGGACAGCGCCGAGGCCCAGACCCTGCGCCGGCACCCCCGGCTGCGGCAGTCAACCCAGGAGATTGAGGAGCAGCGCGCCCTCAAGCGGGGCTCCTTTGCGCCGGCCAACCCGGATTTTCTCTTTTCGGCACCCACGGGCGAGATGTGGGCCCCGGGCGTGGTGCAAACCATTGACCTGCCCAACGTATACCGACGGCAGCGGCAGGTGGCCGAGGCCGGTATCACGCTGGCCGAGCGCAACCGCGACGTGAGCCGGGCCAGCGTGCTGCGCGACACCCGCCTGGCCTACCTGAGCCTGCAGTTTGCTGAGGCTCAGGTGCGCCAGCTCACGTATCAGGACAGCCTGTTTCGGGTGCTGCGCCTGGCCACCGAGCGGCTGTTCACGGCCGGCGAAGTCACCTCGCTGCAGCGCATCAGCACCGACGCCGAAGCCCGGCAGGTGACCGTGCTGCTGCAACAAGCCACCGCCGACCAACAGGCCGCCCAGCGCCGGCTGGGGCTGCTGCTGGGCCGGCCCGCCGAGGCCCTGGCTACCAGCACCGACTTGAGCCGCACCGGCGCGGAGCTAGCCCAAACGGGTACTACCCTACTCAGCGGGCTGCCAGTTGAAGACAGTGCCGCCCTCGTGCGCAGCCCCACGCTGGCGGCCGCCACCCAGAACGTCGCCCTGAGCCAGTCGGGCATCAGCCTGGTGCGGGCGCGGCGCACGCCGGCTCTCACGGTGGGCTACCAAAATCAAGCATTTGAGAACTCGGCGCTCCGATACCGCTTTCAGTTTGGCGTGTCGGTGCCCGTGTGGTTCTGGACTTACCGCTCGCAGCTGCAGGCGGCCACGGCCCGCTCTCAGGCCGCCAGCTACCAGCTGCAGGCCCAGCGCCTGGAACTCAGCACCCAGTACGAGCAGGCCTTGGCGGATACGCGCAAGTTTTCGACATCGCTGGCTTACTACGAGCAAACCGGCCTGCCCCAGTCGCGGGCCATCATCAGCCAGTCGCAGCGCCTGTTCCGGGCCGGCGAAGTGAGCTACCTGCAGCTTATTCTGAGCCTGAATCAGGCCTTTGCCATTCAGAATACTTACCTGACCACCATCCGCGACTACCGCCAGGCTTTGGTCGAGCTTAACTACCTGCGGGGCGAATAA
- a CDS encoding heavy-metal-associated domain-containing protein — protein MKTLQFNTNINCGSCIKAVTPTLNNEQDIASWQVDTANPNKVLTVTGDITEAQVLALVEDAGFKAQAV, from the coding sequence ATGAAAACGCTTCAATTCAACACCAATATCAACTGCGGCAGTTGCATCAAGGCCGTAACGCCCACGCTCAACAACGAGCAGGACATTGCATCGTGGCAGGTGGACACTGCCAATCCCAACAAGGTGCTTACCGTAACCGGCGACATTACCGAAGCACAGGTTTTGGCCCTGGTGGAAGACGCCGGCTTTAAGGCACAGGCAGTTTAG
- a CDS encoding efflux RND transporter permease subunit, with translation MLDKIIRFALQNRLLMLAFALGLIIAGSYTASQLPVDVLPDLDRPRVTVFLEAPGMAPEEVEALVTLPVETALNGATGVSAVRSNSAIGLGMVFVEFDYGTDIFTARQIVSEKLQTTGEQLPEGITPVLGPISSVMGQIMLVGLSGGKETNAADLRTLANYTVRQRLLSIPGVAQVIPIGGDNLQYQVLLDMPRLNATGLTVNQVEDALRQSNLNTTGNFFDRNGSEVLIRNLGRLRSVQDIENIIVGYREQSPIRVADVAKVEFGARFKRGDGSVNGQPAVILSIEKQPGAATVGLTEAVEKALVELKPSLPKDVQVNTRLFKQSEFIESSISNVEEALRDGAILVVIVLFAFLLNVRTTFISLVAIPLSLLVTALVFRFVGISINTMTLGGLAIAIGELVDDAIVDVENVYRRLRENKQRPDPQPVLRVIYAASSEVRNSIVYATIIVVLVFLPLFALEGMEGRIFAPLGIAYITSIVASLFVSLTVTPVLCYYLLPRMKQMDHPETDGGLVRWLKKKDTRLLGWGLNHPKLVLTSTALLFVMAAAMVPFFGTEFLPPFNEGSLTVNFSAPAGTSLTESNRLGTLGEQQMLKIPEVAYTARRTGRAELDEHAESVNNSEIEVAFKTKEELKKEGKTMRSRDEILADMRQKLSLITGVNVNIGQPISHRLDHLLSGVRAQVAIKVFGNDLLELRRYANEVRAAAGTVPGVVDLQVEKQVQIPQLLIRPKDDALRAYGMARGEVVRDLETLFQGAVVSQMLDGQKRFDLVVKLPEAQRNDIAAISQTRIETPSGEMIPVSEVADVVYEPGPNTVNHENTQRRITISLNVAERDLGSTVKEIQQKVSQQVKLPPGYYLTYGGQFESQQSASQKILWLSLFSLAGIFLVLFSHFKSSLMVGQIMLNIPLALIGSVVAVLLTGGTFSIASLVGFITLTGIASRNGIMMISHYIHLVEHEGEKFGLPMIIRGSLERLVPVLMTALVAALALVPLTLAKDAPGKEILYPVATVILGGLLSSTFLDIIVTPVVFWLVGEKALAQYFASHQETGLDEHPQELDAQPLTPPSDLNPVLPTR, from the coding sequence ATGCTTGACAAGATAATTCGCTTCGCCCTGCAAAACCGACTGCTGATGCTGGCCTTCGCCCTGGGCCTCATCATAGCTGGCAGCTATACCGCCAGCCAGCTACCGGTGGACGTGCTACCCGACCTAGACCGCCCCCGCGTCACCGTATTTCTGGAAGCCCCCGGCATGGCCCCGGAGGAAGTGGAAGCCCTGGTGACGCTGCCCGTGGAGACGGCCCTGAATGGGGCCACCGGCGTATCGGCAGTGCGCTCCAACTCAGCCATTGGCCTGGGCATGGTGTTCGTGGAGTTCGACTACGGCACCGACATCTTCACGGCTCGCCAGATTGTGAGTGAGAAGCTGCAAACCACCGGCGAACAGCTGCCCGAAGGCATTACGCCGGTGTTGGGGCCGATTTCCTCAGTCATGGGCCAGATTATGCTGGTGGGCCTCTCGGGCGGGAAAGAAACCAACGCCGCCGATTTGCGCACCCTGGCCAACTACACCGTGCGGCAGCGCCTGCTCAGCATCCCGGGCGTGGCCCAGGTCATTCCTATCGGCGGCGACAACCTGCAGTACCAGGTACTGCTGGATATGCCCCGCCTGAATGCCACGGGCCTGACCGTAAACCAGGTGGAAGATGCTTTGCGCCAGTCCAACCTGAATACCACCGGCAACTTCTTCGACCGCAACGGCTCGGAGGTACTCATCCGCAACCTGGGCCGGCTGCGCTCGGTGCAGGACATTGAGAACATCATCGTGGGCTACCGCGAGCAGTCGCCCATCCGGGTAGCCGACGTGGCCAAGGTGGAGTTCGGGGCCCGCTTCAAGCGCGGCGACGGCAGCGTGAACGGCCAGCCCGCCGTGATTCTGAGCATCGAGAAGCAGCCGGGGGCGGCCACCGTGGGCCTCACGGAAGCCGTGGAAAAAGCGCTGGTGGAACTCAAGCCCTCGCTCCCCAAAGATGTACAGGTGAACACCCGGCTGTTCAAGCAGTCGGAGTTTATTGAGTCCTCCATTAGCAATGTAGAGGAAGCCCTGCGCGACGGGGCCATTCTGGTGGTCATCGTGCTGTTTGCCTTTTTGCTGAACGTACGCACCACGTTTATTTCGCTGGTGGCCATTCCGTTGTCGCTACTGGTTACGGCGCTGGTATTCCGCTTCGTCGGCATTTCTATCAACACCATGACGCTGGGCGGGCTGGCCATTGCTATCGGCGAGTTGGTGGATGACGCCATCGTGGACGTAGAAAACGTGTACCGCCGCCTACGCGAAAACAAGCAACGGCCTGACCCGCAACCGGTGCTGCGGGTAATTTATGCCGCTTCGTCAGAGGTACGCAACTCCATTGTGTACGCCACTATCATCGTGGTGCTGGTGTTCCTTCCGCTGTTCGCGCTGGAAGGTATGGAGGGCCGCATTTTCGCGCCGCTGGGCATTGCCTACATCACCAGCATTGTGGCCTCGCTGTTTGTATCGCTCACCGTGACGCCGGTGCTGTGCTACTACCTGCTACCCCGCATGAAGCAGATGGACCACCCCGAAACCGACGGCGGGCTGGTGCGCTGGCTCAAGAAGAAGGACACCCGACTGCTGGGCTGGGGACTTAATCACCCCAAGCTAGTGCTTACTTCTACCGCTCTGCTATTTGTCATGGCTGCGGCCATGGTGCCATTTTTCGGCACGGAGTTCCTGCCGCCCTTTAATGAAGGCTCTTTAACGGTTAACTTCTCCGCACCCGCCGGCACCTCACTCACCGAGTCTAACCGCCTGGGCACGTTAGGCGAGCAGCAGATGCTCAAGATTCCAGAGGTGGCTTACACGGCCCGCCGCACCGGCCGCGCCGAACTGGACGAGCATGCCGAGTCGGTGAACAACTCGGAAATCGAGGTGGCTTTCAAGACCAAGGAAGAGTTGAAGAAGGAAGGCAAAACCATGCGCAGCCGCGACGAAATCCTGGCCGATATGCGCCAGAAGCTCAGCCTCATTACGGGCGTGAACGTGAACATCGGCCAGCCCATTTCTCACCGCCTCGACCACCTGCTCTCGGGCGTGCGGGCCCAGGTGGCCATCAAGGTGTTCGGCAACGATTTGCTGGAGCTGCGCCGCTACGCCAACGAGGTGCGGGCCGCCGCGGGCACTGTGCCCGGCGTGGTGGACTTGCAGGTTGAAAAGCAGGTCCAGATTCCTCAGTTGCTCATCCGACCCAAGGATGACGCCCTGCGCGCCTATGGCATGGCACGGGGTGAAGTGGTGCGCGACCTGGAAACGCTGTTTCAGGGCGCTGTGGTCTCCCAGATGCTCGACGGGCAGAAGCGCTTCGACCTGGTAGTGAAGCTGCCCGAAGCCCAACGCAACGACATCGCGGCCATCAGCCAGACCCGCATCGAAACGCCCAGCGGCGAGATGATTCCGGTAAGTGAGGTGGCCGACGTGGTGTACGAGCCCGGCCCCAACACCGTCAACCACGAAAACACCCAGCGCCGCATCACCATTTCACTGAACGTGGCGGAGCGCGACTTGGGCTCCACCGTGAAGGAGATTCAGCAGAAAGTCAGCCAGCAGGTGAAGCTGCCGCCGGGCTACTATCTCACCTACGGCGGGCAGTTTGAGAGCCAGCAGTCGGCTTCGCAGAAGATTCTTTGGCTGAGCTTGTTTTCGCTGGCCGGCATCTTCCTGGTGCTGTTCTCGCACTTCAAGTCCTCGCTGATGGTGGGCCAGATTATGCTCAACATTCCGCTGGCGCTTATCGGCTCGGTGGTGGCGGTGCTGCTCACGGGCGGTACGTTCAGCATTGCCTCCCTCGTGGGTTTCATCACCCTCACCGGTATTGCCTCCCGCAACGGCATCATGATGATTTCGCACTACATCCACCTCGTGGAGCACGAAGGCGAGAAATTCGGCCTCCCGATGATTATCCGCGGCTCGCTGGAACGGCTGGTGCCGGTGCTGATGACAGCCCTGGTGGCTGCGCTGGCCCTGGTGCCGCTCACGCTGGCCAAGGACGCGCCCGGCAAGGAAATCCTGTATCCGGTGGCCACGGTCATCCTCGGCGGCCTGCTCTCGTCCACTTTCCTCGACATCATCGTGACGCCGGTGGTGTTCTGGCTGGTGGGCGAAAAAGCCCTAGCACAATACTTCGCCTCTCATCAGGAAACGGGCTTGGATGAGCACCCGCAGGAACTCGACGCGCAGCCGCTCACCCCGCCATCGGACCTGAATCCGGTGCTGCCCACACGTTAG
- a CDS encoding IS5 family transposase: MVECYHPLTDSQWQVIVPLLPLQRKRRLCLRQVVDALRYVCRTGCQWRSLPACFPPWSAVYYYFARWQATGLLQRLNEAANRADRLASQRLPTPSLALVDAQSVKLAPRLGQQRGLDAHKRVNGRKRQVLCDTGGRIWRVHVHAANGHDSRAARPLLPAPTHLRPAWASRLRKILTDKAYGGQFAQQVQGLGWQHQVASRPPSATRGFVPVAQRWVVERTFAWLNCFRRLAMDYERTTSSHAAWLLVANLTITLRRATAD; this comes from the coding sequence ATGGTTGAGTGCTATCATCCCCTCACTGACTCGCAGTGGCAAGTTATTGTGCCATTGCTGCCCCTGCAACGCAAGCGGCGTTTGTGTTTGCGTCAAGTCGTTGACGCTCTGCGCTACGTGTGCCGCACGGGCTGCCAGTGGCGCAGCTTGCCGGCGTGTTTTCCGCCCTGGTCGGCGGTCTACTACTATTTCGCCCGCTGGCAAGCCACCGGCCTGCTGCAACGGCTCAATGAGGCGGCGAACCGCGCCGACCGGCTGGCGAGTCAGCGCTTGCCCACCCCGTCGCTGGCGCTGGTTGACGCGCAGAGCGTCAAGTTGGCCCCGCGTCTGGGCCAGCAGCGGGGCCTTGATGCACACAAGCGCGTCAACGGACGCAAACGGCAAGTGCTCTGTGACACGGGCGGGCGCATTTGGCGCGTGCACGTCCACGCGGCTAACGGCCATGACAGCCGGGCGGCGCGGCCGTTGCTGCCCGCCCCCACGCACCTGCGCCCGGCCTGGGCTAGCCGACTACGCAAGATATTGACCGACAAAGCATACGGCGGACAATTCGCCCAGCAGGTGCAAGGGCTGGGTTGGCAGCACCAGGTAGCCAGTCGGCCACCCAGTGCCACTCGCGGGTTTGTGCCGGTGGCCCAGCGCTGGGTCGTGGAGCGCACCTTTGCCTGGCTGAACTGCTTTCGCCGGCTGGCCATGGATTACGAGCGCACAACCAGCAGCCATGCGGCTTGGCTGCTGGTTGCTAACTTGACCATAACCTTGCGCCGAGCAACAGCCGACTAA
- a CDS encoding helix-turn-helix transcriptional regulator, with the protein MSLRPASASPTTVLYIKYMVCPRGIRVVRQELQGIGLQVLDVCLGAATVAGRPEELDWPRLRATLEAAKFALLETFHQTLVERVGVAVNHLLREPTESLRHRAFGAAVARELGMTYRQLCPAFTRLMGGKTLADYILSQRLAYAQELLASTSLGVGLIARRLGYASLAHFSGQFRRVTRCSPSTYRKLLRNEKPTLAADFPPNDASERR; encoded by the coding sequence ATGTCGCTTCGCCCCGCCTCTGCTTCGCCCACCACCGTGCTGTACATCAAGTATATGGTGTGCCCGCGTGGTATCCGGGTGGTCCGGCAGGAACTGCAGGGCATCGGGCTACAGGTGCTCGACGTGTGCCTGGGGGCGGCGACCGTCGCCGGCCGGCCGGAAGAACTCGACTGGCCCCGCCTGCGGGCCACACTAGAAGCGGCCAAGTTTGCACTGCTCGAAACCTTCCACCAGACCTTGGTGGAACGGGTAGGCGTAGCGGTAAACCACTTACTGCGTGAGCCGACCGAGAGTCTGCGCCACCGGGCCTTCGGGGCGGCGGTGGCCCGCGAGTTGGGGATGACATACAGACAGCTCTGCCCGGCTTTTACCCGCCTGATGGGAGGCAAGACGCTGGCAGACTACATTCTGAGCCAGCGGCTGGCCTATGCGCAGGAACTGCTGGCTTCAACTTCCCTGGGTGTTGGCCTCATTGCCCGGCGCTTGGGGTATGCCAGCCTGGCCCACTTTTCCGGGCAGTTCCGGCGCGTGACCCGCTGCTCTCCCTCCACCTATAGGAAGCTCCTGCGCAATGAAAAGCCGACCCTAGCGGCGGATTTTCCGCCAAATGATGCAAGCGAAAGGCGCTAG
- a CDS encoding four-helix bundle copper-binding protein encodes MHTQNQPLLDALNACIAACEHCATACLHEDNVKMMARCVLLDRDCADVCALTARLVARGSEHAAHLLKECAEICKACADECEKHGAHSEHCRACAEACRRCEQACRQGIAA; translated from the coding sequence ATGCATACGCAAAACCAACCCCTGCTCGACGCCCTCAATGCCTGCATCGCCGCCTGCGAGCACTGTGCCACCGCCTGCCTGCACGAGGACAACGTGAAGATGATGGCCCGCTGCGTCCTGTTGGACCGGGACTGTGCAGACGTGTGTGCCCTTACTGCCCGTCTCGTGGCCCGCGGCTCGGAGCATGCTGCCCATCTGCTGAAAGAATGTGCCGAAATCTGCAAGGCCTGCGCCGACGAGTGCGAGAAGCACGGGGCCCACTCCGAACACTGCCGCGCATGCGCTGAAGCCTGCCGCCGTTGCGAGCAGGCCTGCCGTCAGGGTATCGCTGCCTAG
- a CDS encoding nuclear transport factor 2 family protein: protein MKNLLALATLTATLPLITPTAQAQTVPPGGSAADEAAVKAVLTKYQQAVQKLDTTGTSRLFAANSQVFESGSVEGTYRHYAAHHLGPELREFRAFTFSDYKAAVQVDGPYAFATETYIYTINLKKDPKEKEAKAPIVRRGVATSVLRKNASGQWQIMSTHSSARTPRSKK from the coding sequence ATGAAAAACCTCCTTGCTCTCGCCACGCTGACGGCCACGCTTCCCCTCATCACCCCGACTGCGCAGGCCCAGACGGTTCCGCCCGGCGGCTCAGCTGCTGACGAAGCCGCCGTGAAAGCGGTGCTCACCAAGTACCAGCAGGCCGTGCAAAAACTCGACACCACGGGTACTAGTCGCCTGTTCGCGGCCAATTCGCAGGTATTCGAGTCGGGCAGCGTGGAAGGCACCTACCGGCACTACGCCGCGCACCACCTGGGCCCGGAGCTTAGGGAGTTCAGGGCCTTCACTTTCAGCGACTACAAGGCCGCCGTGCAGGTAGATGGTCCCTACGCTTTTGCGACGGAAACCTATATCTACACCATCAATCTCAAGAAAGACCCCAAGGAAAAGGAAGCCAAGGCCCCCATCGTGCGCCGTGGGGTGGCTACCTCGGTGCTGCGCAAAAACGCCTCCGGGCAGTGGCAAATCATGAGTACCCACAGTTCGGCCCGTACGCCTCGTTCTAAAAAATAG
- a CDS encoding efflux RND transporter periplasmic adaptor subunit, whose product MKTKHKFLAATAAFGLVLTVLLPPPSLVQAHSGEDHGGEAKASTGVALTDEVLLPKESQFLFEVRTNLAAYSTTYSRATLYGTVSAAAGGEGRVVVPQTGRIVSLAAQVGKTVRAGQTLAVIEQTLDATQQIGLSTERANAQAELRAAQQDYSRLQTIADIAARKDVVAAELRLRQARQNAAIYNGQASQRRVSITSPVSGTVDVFNLAVGQQVNQGDELFRVINPGKLRVEAQVFAQDLAKVTPGALFRVEGLQGQAGVPARLVVFSNVVNPVNQARQLVLELDATEGSAYRAGQAVNVQVVGQTGGGKPQLVVPTSAITDLNGKPVVFVHTEPEHFKIRYVQPGAMNGQQTVLVQGQVNENDRVVTAGTYQLKSIYLNQ is encoded by the coding sequence ATGAAAACCAAGCATAAATTCCTAGCCGCCACGGCCGCCTTCGGACTGGTACTAACTGTGCTGCTGCCCCCACCCAGCCTAGTGCAGGCGCACAGCGGCGAAGACCACGGCGGCGAAGCCAAAGCCAGCACCGGCGTGGCCCTCACCGACGAGGTGCTGCTGCCCAAGGAAAGCCAGTTTCTGTTCGAGGTCCGCACCAATCTGGCTGCTTATTCCACCACCTACAGCCGGGCCACCCTCTACGGCACGGTATCGGCCGCGGCCGGGGGCGAGGGGCGCGTGGTAGTGCCCCAGACCGGGCGCATCGTGAGCCTCGCTGCGCAGGTGGGCAAAACCGTGCGGGCCGGCCAGACGCTGGCCGTGATTGAGCAAACCCTCGACGCCACCCAGCAAATTGGCCTCAGCACCGAGCGCGCCAACGCTCAGGCTGAGCTGCGCGCCGCACAGCAAGACTACTCCCGCCTGCAAACCATCGCCGACATTGCCGCCCGCAAAGACGTGGTGGCCGCTGAGCTGCGCCTGCGCCAGGCCCGCCAAAACGCGGCCATCTACAACGGGCAGGCCAGCCAGCGGCGCGTGAGCATCACCTCGCCGGTGAGCGGCACCGTGGACGTGTTTAACCTAGCCGTGGGCCAGCAGGTGAACCAGGGCGACGAGCTGTTTCGGGTCATCAACCCCGGCAAGCTGCGCGTGGAAGCCCAGGTGTTTGCTCAGGATTTAGCGAAGGTGACGCCCGGGGCTTTGTTTCGGGTAGAAGGCTTGCAGGGCCAAGCGGGCGTGCCGGCCCGGCTGGTGGTGTTCAGCAACGTGGTGAACCCCGTGAACCAGGCCCGGCAGCTGGTGCTGGAACTCGATGCCACCGAAGGCAGCGCCTACCGCGCCGGCCAGGCCGTGAACGTGCAGGTGGTGGGCCAGACCGGCGGCGGCAAACCCCAACTGGTAGTGCCGACCTCGGCCATTACGGACTTGAATGGCAAGCCCGTGGTCTTCGTGCACACCGAACCCGAACACTTCAAGATTCGCTATGTGCAGCCGGGGGCCATGAATGGCCAGCAGACCGTGCTCGTGCAGGGTCAGGTCAACGAAAATGACCGGGTGGTGACGGCTGGCACCTACCAGCTTAAATCCATTTATCTCAACCAATAG